The Drosophila bipectinata strain 14024-0381.07 chromosome 3L, DbipHiC1v2, whole genome shotgun sequence region TAAGTCATATCTTTAATCAATACACATATCCTTTAAACATTAAACTTTCAAATACCCAACATCCTTTCGGGAATACTAAGAATTCTATTTTAAATTCACGACACCTTGAAATTTTCACTTTCAGTTTCATTAAAGCCACAGCATATATTCCTACGTGTggaatatgtatatatagataCGTAGGTTTATCTGAACAGGCCACTTCGTAGCACGCTTATTACAGTTAGTCGAGGTGTGGCACACTCtgaattttaattctttaacgACAAGTCCGTCACGTTCGCTTTCGAATtcgccataaaaataaatcgaaaTCGGTGAACGGTCATCAGCCAGAACGTTTTTTAGATTTGCTAAAACAAATAAGAACTATAAAAGCAGGAAGTAGCTCCCATCTTAACTTTATTGTTTAAACtgaaaactaattttaaaaaaatgcccTGATTTAAAACCTACTAGAATCAGTTACTGGGTAAACTCTTAATGTGTAAAGGAAcacaaaaacattttatttttaaaatttaaaactcaATCTTACCCGACTGCAGTGATTCATCAAAAGCCCCTTAAGTTCATTAGCCTGGCCAAAACAGCCCTGCGACCTTGACAtaattacatatttttaccaaCAAAATCTTCAAAACAAACCATTACGAGCCCTCTTTAATGTCACGCATCCATTGAAGGCCACCGGTGGCCAATAACTTGTCCACCGACTACGTGATCTGCCTCCGAATCGAGGTTGGGGAGTACATGGCCAGTCATTACTGTTGTTTATGGCAACAAGCCGACGACAGTTGCTAATTCAATTACAACTTCCCCGGCAGTTTAACCGATTCTCTTCCAATTTCAGATAAATcatataaattttaagattcTATATCACGTTTATTATTCAGTCAACGAGTTTAGAGCAAAACTGGAGCGGCAGCTGGGAGACTACTGTAGGCCAGGGGGGAGGTATAAGCCAGGGGAGCAGCCAGAGGAGCCGCCGCATACTTGGCAATCAGTGGAGTGGCCAAAGGAGCTGCCAGGGGAGCTGCGGCGTACTTGGCGATCAATGGAGCTGCCACCTGGGCGACAACTGGAGCAGCTGCGATTCCATTGTAGTTCCTGGCGATCACCTGGCTGCTGGTAGCGGTGACAACTGGGGCAGGAGCAGCAACCACGGCGGCAGGAGCGGTGTAAGCCAGGGGTGCGGAGTACGCCAAGGGCGCAGTGTAAGCCAGCGGAGCTCCCAGAAGTCCTGGCTTGGCAGCAGCACAGGCAACGATGGCGAGGACAACAACGGCCTGTAGAATAAAGGTAACTCTTACTTCGAACTCTTAATATCTAGCTTCCTATAAGAGACTTACGTATTTGAACATCTTTACTTAATTTGATTGGTTTGCTTCTTGGGAAGGCTGATATCTGATTGATAATCCACCACCTCTGGCCGAGTGTATTTATACCCAAAAAGAGTCTTCAGCTCTGACGCATTGCCTTCATTTAAATCCAGCATTAAATCCAGCTCATCTTCATTTGCTTCAATTCGCAATCTACCATTATTTATGTGGTTTCCCACTGCTAAGAGTGGAATAGATGATATTGGACACTGAGCTAATGGTTTGAGGTCACATTCCAGTCTACCCTCGAAGTATAAATAGGTCTGCAGAAGGTGTTGAATGGTATCAGACAAGTTCAAGTTTTCAAGCCGCAAACTTCAAAACAAAGCCACCATCAACATGTTCAAATCCGTGAGTTTTTGACGTAGAAAACATTGagaaagtaatttaattttgtttccaTCTTCAGGCTGTTGTCATCCTCGCTATTGTCGCCTGTGCCGCTGCCAAGCCAGGACTTCTGGGAGCTCCTCTAGCCTACACTGCGCCTCTGGCCTACTCCGCTCCTCTGGCCTACACCGCTCCTGCCGCCGTGGTTGCTGCTCCTGCCCCAGTTGTGACTGCTACCAGCAGCCAGGTAATCGCCAGGAACTATAATGGAATCGCTGCTGCTCCAGTTGTCGCCCAGGTGGCAGCTCCCGTGATCGCCAAGTACGCCACAGCTCCTTTGGCTACTCCTGTCGCTGCTCCCCTTGCCGCTCCCCTCACATACACTTCTTCTCTGGCGTACAATGCTCCATTGCACTATGCCTCAGCCGCCGTCCCTGTTCTTATTTAAAGGACCAATAAACGCCATTAAATGTTCctaaatttacatttttagtattatttatCATTCGTATTAGAATAATTATGGTGA contains the following coding sequences:
- the LOC108132558 gene encoding cuticle protein 16.5-like translates to MFKYAVVVLAIVACAAAKPGLLGAPLAYTAPLAYSAPLAYTAPAAVVAAPAPVVTATSSQVIARNYNGIAAAPVVAQVAAPLIAKYAAAPLAAPLATPLIAKYAAAPLAAPLAYTSPLAYSSLPAAAPVLL
- the LOC108132772 gene encoding cuticle protein 16.5-like; protein product: MVSDKFKFSSRKLQNKATINMFKSAVVILAIVACAAAKPGLLGAPLAYTAPLAYSAPLAYTAPAAVVAAPAPVVTATSSQVIARNYNGIAAAPVVAQVAAPVIAKYATAPLATPVAAPLAAPLTYTSSLAYNAPLHYASAAVPVLI